A stretch of DNA from Candidatus Spechtbacterales bacterium:
GCAGCGCTCATTGGTGGGCGAGGTAATGGGCCGGTTTGAAAGAATGGGCTTAAAGCTTGTTGCTTTAAAAATGCTCGTAACAAATGCGGAGCATGTGGAGAAGCATTACACCCTGGATCCCGACTGGAGAAGGATAACAGGAGAGAAGACAATAGAAGGCTATAAGAAAAAAGGAATTGAACCTCCTTCCGAAGATCCTTTGGAAATTACAGATACTATATTAAAAGGACTTGTGAACTACATGACAAAAGGCCCTATTGTGGCCATGGTGCTTGAAGGCGCGCATGTTGTACAAATTGTGCGCAAACTTGTAGGTGGTACTGAACCTTTGACAAGCGACGTTGGAACGA
This window harbors:
- a CDS encoding nucleoside-diphosphate kinase, translated to MADKQHFKKERTLVLIKPDGVQRSLVGEVMGRFERMGLKLVALKMLVTNAEHVEKHYTLDPDWRRITGEKTIEGYKKKGIEPPSEDPLEITDTILKGLVNYMTKGPIVAMVLEGAHVVQIVRKLVGGTEPLTSDVGTIRGDFVLDSYQMSDSDGRAVRNIVHASGSPEEAENEIKHWFSEEEVLSYNHMQEKILYDVDLGGILD